In the Flagellimonas sp. HMM57 genome, one interval contains:
- a CDS encoding MoxR family ATPase — translation MEENTTIDISAVNEKIAKESAFIDLLTLEMNKAIVGQRHMVERLLIGLLGRGHILLEGVPGLAKTLAINTLAKAVKGDFSRIQFTPDLLPADVVGTLIYNMKENDFSIKKGPIFANFVLADEINRAPAKVQSALLEAMQERQVTIGDETFKLEAPFLVMATQNPVEQEGTYPLPEAQVDRFMLKTVIDYPKLNEEQLIMRQNLKGANEPIKPVVTLKQILSAQQAVREVYMDEKIEKYILDLVFATRYPEKYNLENLKPLISFGASPRGSINLANASKCYAFIKRRGYVVPEDVRAVVHDVLRHRIGITYEAEAENVTSEEIINKIVNEVEVP, via the coding sequence ATGGAAGAAAACACTACTATAGATATTAGTGCTGTGAATGAGAAAATTGCCAAGGAAAGTGCATTCATTGATTTGCTCACCCTGGAAATGAACAAAGCCATTGTTGGTCAAAGACATATGGTGGAGCGATTGCTTATCGGTCTTTTGGGCAGAGGGCATATCCTATTGGAAGGTGTTCCGGGTCTTGCAAAAACTTTGGCCATCAATACTTTGGCAAAAGCGGTAAAAGGAGATTTTAGTAGAATTCAGTTCACGCCTGATCTTTTACCTGCGGATGTTGTTGGAACTTTGATTTACAACATGAAAGAGAATGATTTCTCCATAAAAAAAGGTCCAATTTTCGCAAATTTCGTTCTAGCGGATGAAATCAACAGAGCTCCTGCAAAAGTACAGTCAGCATTACTGGAAGCCATGCAGGAACGACAGGTTACCATTGGGGACGAGACGTTTAAATTAGAAGCCCCTTTCCTGGTTATGGCAACGCAAAACCCAGTTGAGCAAGAAGGAACATACCCTTTGCCCGAAGCGCAGGTTGACCGTTTTATGCTCAAGACCGTTATAGATTACCCCAAGCTCAATGAGGAACAACTCATCATGCGCCAAAATCTAAAGGGAGCCAACGAACCCATAAAACCCGTGGTTACCTTAAAGCAGATTTTGAGTGCGCAGCAAGCAGTGCGTGAGGTCTATATGGACGAGAAAATAGAAAAATATATATTGGATTTGGTATTCGCTACCCGTTATCCAGAAAAATACAATCTTGAAAATCTTAAACCCCTGATCAGTTTTGGTGCTTCTCCAAGGGGAAGTATCAATTTGGCAAATGCCTCCAAATGCTATGCATTCATTAAGAGAAGAGGATATGTCGTTCCGGAAGATGTTAGAGCTGTTGTGCACGATGTATTGCGGCACCGTATCGGAATAACCTATGAGGCCGAAGCTGAGAACGTCACTTCCGAAGAAATCATAAACAAGATTGTCAACGAGGTAGAAGTACCCTAG
- a CDS encoding DUF58 domain-containing protein, which translates to MDTKELLKKVRKIEIKTRRLSDHIFGGEYHSTFKGRGMTFSEVRQYQFGDDVRSIDWNVTARYNEPYVKVFEEERELTMMLMVDVSGSELFGTTNQFKKGVVTEISATLAFSALQNNDKVGLILFSDEVELFIPPKKGKSHVLRIIRELLEFTPKSSQTNIAQALKFLTNVMKKKAIVFMLSDFIADDYNNTLRIIGNKHDVTGIRVFDEREEAIPNLGIVQMQDAETGVLQLVNTRSKKVRNAYGQFHKEKVDYFLDSFTKSGCGVINCRVDESYVRKLLGYFKRRG; encoded by the coding sequence ATGGATACAAAAGAGCTACTTAAAAAAGTCCGTAAAATTGAAATAAAGACAAGACGTCTTTCCGACCATATTTTTGGTGGGGAATACCATTCTACCTTTAAAGGTAGGGGTATGACCTTTAGCGAAGTACGGCAGTACCAATTTGGGGACGATGTAAGAAGTATCGATTGGAACGTAACCGCCCGTTATAATGAGCCCTACGTAAAAGTTTTTGAAGAAGAACGGGAACTCACCATGATGTTGATGGTCGACGTTAGTGGCTCTGAGCTTTTTGGAACAACGAATCAGTTTAAAAAAGGAGTTGTTACAGAAATATCGGCAACCTTAGCTTTTTCTGCGCTTCAAAACAATGATAAAGTGGGTTTGATTTTATTTTCAGATGAAGTAGAACTATTCATTCCACCAAAAAAAGGAAAAAGCCATGTTCTGCGTATTATTCGTGAGCTTTTGGAATTCACACCGAAAAGTAGCCAGACCAATATAGCCCAAGCGCTAAAATTCCTCACCAACGTAATGAAGAAGAAAGCTATAGTTTTTATGCTATCGGATTTTATTGCTGACGATTATAACAATACACTTCGCATTATTGGTAATAAGCACGACGTAACGGGGATACGGGTTTTTGATGAACGTGAAGAAGCCATTCCAAATCTAGGCATCGTACAAATGCAAGACGCCGAAACCGGGGTACTACAATTGGTCAATACGCGATCTAAAAAAGTACGTAACGCTTACGGGCAATTCCATAAAGAAAAAGTAGACTATTTTTTGGATTCATTCACCAAATCGGGTTGTGGTGTTATAAACTGTAGAGTAGACGAAAGCTATGTAAGAAAACTGTTGGGTTATTTTAAACGAAGAGGGTAA
- a CDS encoding SDR family NAD(P)-dependent oxidoreductase — MAGIKTVLVTGATSGIGKATATLLAKEGFQLIICGRRKELLNELKEKLSDFTNVHTLNFDVRDKSAVFEAIQTLPEAFSKIDVLVNNAGNAHGLDTIDQGSIDDWDAMLDINVKGLLYMSKAVLPQMVARQSGHIINIGSTAGKEVYPRGNVYCASKHAVDAINQGMRIDLNAHGIRVGAINPGLVQTEFSDVRFKGDTEKAEKVYQGYQPLRPEDIADIILFTITRPYHVNIADLVVMPTAQASSTIIKKD; from the coding sequence ATGGCAGGTATAAAAACAGTATTGGTCACAGGAGCGACCAGTGGAATAGGAAAAGCAACAGCCACTTTATTGGCAAAAGAGGGGTTTCAGTTGATAATTTGTGGCCGAAGGAAGGAATTATTGAATGAACTTAAAGAAAAGTTGAGCGATTTTACCAATGTTCATACTTTGAACTTTGATGTTAGGGATAAATCTGCTGTTTTTGAAGCAATACAAACATTGCCCGAAGCATTTTCTAAAATTGATGTATTGGTGAACAATGCTGGAAACGCACACGGATTGGACACCATTGACCAGGGAAGTATAGATGATTGGGATGCGATGTTGGACATTAATGTAAAGGGGCTTCTATATATGTCAAAAGCTGTTTTGCCCCAAATGGTAGCGAGGCAGTCAGGCCATATCATCAACATAGGTTCTACGGCAGGTAAAGAGGTGTATCCCAGAGGAAATGTGTACTGCGCCAGTAAACATGCGGTAGATGCCATAAACCAAGGTATGCGAATAGACCTGAACGCTCATGGGATTCGAGTTGGAGCGATAAACCCGGGACTGGTTCAAACGGAATTTAGTGATGTTCGTTTTAAGGGAGATACCGAAAAAGCCGAGAAAGTGTATCAAGGCTATCAACCTTTACGACCAGAAGATATTGCTGATATTATTCTTTTTACGATTACCAGACCGTACCATGTGAATATTGCTGATTTAGTGGTGATGCCAACAGCTCAGGCAAGTTCTACAATCATTAAAAAGGACTAA
- a CDS encoding BatD family protein: MKFEIRNTKCNLYGIQKSWLSMLGTFLFAFLTSQELPAQESSKVNAEIDTTNIKIGEQIQYKITVETDSTDIVHFPEGQTFSPLETVDAIMMDTVKNKNKVILQRVYALTQFDSGAYTIPQQRIAINEQPFLTDSFRIKVTDVAVDTTKQKMFDIKPLIQVEKSYANVWKTVLWIILVLAIISGLLYWFFLRKKPLTEEEKEALLPPYDRALLELKKLENSRYLIQDEYKKYYSELTNIVRSYLEEDVNVSALESTTGQLIAKLEMLKDAGNLKLDDTTLIQFKNILQTADLVKFAKSKPSTSVAEQNRITVEQIVVKTHEALPEPTEEELLQTEEYLEELAKKKQRKKIYWAAAIFGGVLIIGTFFLVAYFGLKEVKDTVLGHPTKELLEGEWVTSSYGYPPVFLETPKVLIRDESMITPEIRKQLKEISTFYYGSTVGLVSIRTSSTVFLEGVEPNFEKTVQFYLKNLESQGAKNIVVKQEGFTTKSGVPGLKTYGTGSFTLPVLGELPKANYILLNFGGTGFMQQVEIFWMGNDKYSEKIVERILQTIDVKTQT; the protein is encoded by the coding sequence ATGAAGTTCGAAATACGAAATACAAAGTGCAACCTATACGGCATCCAAAAATCTTGGCTCTCGATGCTTGGGACTTTCTTATTCGCATTTCTTACTTCCCAAGAACTCCCTGCTCAAGAAAGTTCTAAAGTCAATGCCGAAATTGATACTACGAACATCAAAATTGGAGAACAGATACAGTATAAAATCACAGTAGAGACAGACTCAACGGACATCGTTCATTTTCCAGAGGGACAAACCTTTTCGCCTTTGGAAACCGTTGATGCTATAATGATGGATACGGTAAAGAACAAAAACAAAGTGATTCTTCAACGTGTATACGCACTTACCCAATTTGATAGTGGCGCATATACCATTCCGCAGCAGCGGATAGCTATCAACGAACAACCTTTCCTAACCGATTCCTTTCGCATAAAAGTAACCGATGTCGCAGTGGATACCACCAAGCAGAAGATGTTTGACATAAAGCCTTTGATCCAGGTTGAAAAGAGCTATGCCAATGTCTGGAAAACGGTACTTTGGATAATTCTGGTATTAGCTATAATAAGTGGTTTACTTTATTGGTTCTTTTTGAGGAAGAAACCTTTAACAGAAGAAGAAAAAGAAGCATTGTTGCCACCTTATGACCGTGCACTACTGGAACTCAAAAAACTAGAAAATTCAAGGTATCTTATACAGGATGAGTATAAAAAGTATTATTCAGAACTAACGAATATCGTGCGTTCCTATTTGGAAGAAGATGTAAATGTTTCTGCTCTGGAAAGTACCACAGGACAATTAATCGCCAAATTGGAAATGCTCAAGGATGCTGGCAACCTAAAATTGGACGATACAACACTTATACAGTTTAAGAACATATTACAGACTGCTGATTTGGTGAAATTCGCCAAATCAAAACCTTCTACATCCGTAGCTGAACAAAATAGAATAACAGTTGAGCAAATAGTGGTAAAAACACATGAAGCTTTGCCTGAGCCCACCGAGGAAGAGTTACTTCAAACGGAAGAGTATCTAGAAGAACTTGCTAAGAAAAAACAACGCAAGAAAATCTATTGGGCAGCAGCTATTTTCGGAGGCGTCCTAATTATCGGAACATTTTTTTTAGTAGCCTATTTTGGATTGAAGGAAGTCAAGGATACCGTTTTGGGTCACCCTACTAAAGAGTTATTGGAAGGAGAATGGGTGACAAGCTCATATGGATATCCCCCTGTTTTTTTGGAAACACCTAAAGTTCTTATTAGGGATGAGTCTATGATTACCCCTGAAATTAGAAAACAACTAAAAGAAATTAGTACCTTCTATTATGGTAGTACTGTTGGATTAGTAAGTATTAGAACTTCATCAACTGTTTTTTTAGAGGGCGTAGAACCAAATTTTGAAAAAACAGTTCAGTTTTATCTAAAAAATCTAGAATCTCAAGGAGCTAAAAATATTGTTGTTAAACAGGAAGGATTTACTACTAAATCAGGAGTCCCAGGTTTAAAGACCTATGGAACCGGAAGTTTTACATTACCTGTTTTGGGTGAACTCCCTAAAGCCAATTATATTCTTCTAAACTTTGGAGGAACTGGTTTTATGCAACAAGTGGAAATCTTTTGGATGGGAAATGATAAATATTCAGAAAAAATTGTTGAAAGAATTTTACAAACTATTGACGTAAAAACACAGACATAA
- a CDS encoding VWA domain-containing protein has product MFKNIEFANPEFFWLLLLLPVALLWYFFKRKDQVASLKISSIKGFTVDNLVSKLRPVLFVLRLLALAAIVMALARPQTEDISTRTKTTKGIDIVMAIDVSSSMLARDLKPNRLSALKEVAGEFIKQRPNDRIGLVGYAGESYTKTPITSDKSIVLRALKEITYGELEDGTAIGMGLATSVNRLKESKAISKVIILLTDGVNNSGFIEPNTAADLAIEFGIKTYTIGLGTNGNALSPIAYNADGTFRYGMRQVEIDEKLLQEIATATGGKYFRATDNEKLEAIYDEINKLEKTEIEEFKYYKYEEKFRPLILLAGALLLLEWALRNSIFKSFI; this is encoded by the coding sequence ATGTTTAAGAATATAGAATTTGCAAATCCGGAGTTTTTTTGGTTGCTGCTTTTGCTTCCAGTGGCTTTGCTATGGTATTTTTTTAAACGCAAAGACCAGGTCGCATCCTTAAAAATTTCCAGTATAAAAGGATTCACCGTTGATAATTTGGTTTCAAAGTTAAGGCCTGTACTTTTTGTACTTCGTCTTTTAGCACTTGCAGCTATTGTAATGGCATTGGCAAGACCACAGACCGAGGATATTTCTACCAGGACCAAGACAACCAAGGGAATCGACATTGTTATGGCGATAGATGTATCGTCAAGTATGTTGGCCCGCGATTTAAAACCGAACAGACTATCTGCACTAAAAGAAGTTGCAGGAGAATTTATTAAGCAACGCCCCAATGATCGTATCGGTTTGGTGGGCTATGCAGGTGAAAGTTATACCAAGACTCCTATTACAAGTGACAAATCGATTGTTTTGCGTGCCCTAAAGGAAATTACCTATGGAGAACTCGAAGATGGCACCGCTATAGGCATGGGATTGGCCACTTCGGTAAACCGATTAAAGGAAAGTAAGGCGATAAGCAAAGTTATTATTCTCTTAACAGACGGAGTCAATAATTCTGGCTTTATTGAACCGAACACTGCTGCAGACCTGGCCATTGAGTTTGGTATAAAGACCTATACGATAGGACTTGGCACCAATGGTAATGCTCTATCTCCAATTGCCTATAATGCAGATGGAACTTTTAGGTACGGAATGCGCCAAGTGGAAATAGATGAGAAGTTATTACAGGAAATCGCAACTGCAACAGGGGGCAAATATTTTAGGGCAACGGATAATGAAAAGCTCGAAGCGATTTACGACGAAATCAATAAACTGGAGAAGACCGAGATAGAGGAGTTCAAATACTACAAATACGAAGAAAAATTTAGACCATTAATATTATTGGCAGGAGCTTTGCTATTATTGGAATGGGCATTGCGAAACTCAATTTTTAAAAGCTTTATTTAA